A region from the Halanaerobiales bacterium genome encodes:
- the nusA gene encoding transcription termination factor NusA, producing the protein MNLEFINALDEIEKDKGISKEVLLEAIESALLSAYKKDFGSKENVRVELDSDQGEVKVYSRKKVVEEVENENFEIPLEKAKEKDPNYEVGDILEKEVTPDNFGRIAAQTAKQVVMQRIREAERDVIYDHYKRKEGELITGTIQRFHYDNILIDMGKTEAILPPPEQIPGEVYEKGKRIKLYIAEVSTTTKGPRILVSRTHPSLLKRLFELEVPEIFDGTVEIKAVAREAGYRSKMAVTSDEENVDPVGACVGPKGMRVQAVVDQLNGEKIDIIKWNDDPAELIANALNPAEVLKVITDDEAQEAKVIVPDFQLSLAIGKEGQNARLAAKLTGWKVDIKKESEYVFDDEETDSEVEEIDNSEEEL; encoded by the coding sequence ATGAATTTAGAATTCATTAATGCCCTTGATGAAATTGAAAAAGACAAGGGTATTTCAAAAGAAGTTCTATTAGAGGCAATTGAAAGTGCACTACTTTCTGCATATAAAAAAGATTTTGGCTCTAAAGAAAATGTACGTGTTGAGTTAGATAGTGATCAGGGTGAAGTCAAAGTTTATTCTCGTAAAAAAGTAGTTGAAGAGGTAGAAAATGAAAACTTTGAAATACCTCTAGAAAAAGCTAAAGAAAAAGATCCAAATTATGAAGTTGGAGATATTTTGGAAAAAGAGGTTACTCCTGATAATTTTGGAAGAATTGCAGCTCAAACTGCTAAACAGGTAGTTATGCAAAGAATTAGAGAAGCAGAAAGGGATGTAATTTATGATCATTATAAAAGAAAAGAAGGAGAATTAATAACGGGAACCATCCAGCGTTTTCATTATGATAATATTTTAATTGATATGGGTAAAACTGAAGCAATTTTGCCTCCTCCGGAACAAATTCCAGGAGAAGTTTATGAAAAAGGCAAAAGAATTAAATTATATATTGCTGAAGTTAGTACTACAACTAAAGGCCCACGTATTCTTGTTTCAAGAACACATCCCAGTTTATTAAAAAGACTTTTTGAATTAGAAGTACCTGAAATTTTTGATGGTACTGTAGAAATTAAAGCAGTAGCCAGAGAAGCTGGCTATAGATCTAAAATGGCTGTAACTTCTGATGAGGAAAATGTTGATCCAGTAGGGGCCTGTGTTGGACCTAAAGGTATGAGAGTTCAGGCGGTAGTTGATCAATTAAATGGTGAAAAAATTGATATTATAAAATGGAATGATGACCCTGCTGAATTAATTGCTAATGCTTTAAATCCTGCTGAAGTATTAAAAGTAATAACAGATGATGAAGCACAGGAAGCAAAAGTGATTGTACCGGATTTCCAGCTATCATTAGCAATAGGGAAAGAAGGACAGAATGCCAGGTTAGCAGCTAAATTAACTGGTTGGAAAGTTGATATTAAAAAAGAGTCTGAATATGTTTTTGATGATGAAGAAACAGATTCTGAAGTTGAAGAAATAGATAATTCTGAAGAAGAATTATAG
- the rimP gene encoding ribosome maturation factor RimP, with translation MSRVVDIVKELAEPLVKTEGLNLVDVDYQKEGSDWILRVFIENLDGELTLKNCEDISKLLSAELDRKDPIDKQYILEVSSPGIERPLVDKEDFLRFKGELIEVNTYAPIDDKKEFRGELINFEDNKVIIDDKKGVIEIPFNKIAHANLTFDF, from the coding sequence ATGAGTAGGGTAGTTGATATTGTAAAAGAATTAGCTGAACCATTAGTTAAAACTGAAGGTTTAAACTTAGTGGATGTTGATTATCAAAAAGAAGGATCAGATTGGATTTTAAGAGTTTTTATAGAAAATTTAGATGGTGAGTTGACTTTAAAAAATTGTGAAGATATTAGTAAACTTTTAAGTGCTGAATTAGATAGAAAAGACCCTATAGATAAACAGTATATTCTTGAGGTTTCATCTCCAGGAATAGAAAGACCTTTAGTTGATAAAGAAGATTTTTTAAGGTTTAAAGGTGAATTAATAGAAGTTAATACTTATGCTCCAATAGATGATAAAAAAGAATTTAGAGGTGAATTGATTAATTTTGAGGATAATAAAGTAATAATAGATGATAAAAAAGGAGTGATTGAAATTCCCTTTAATAAAATTGCTCATGCGAATTTAACTTTTGATTTTTAG